A window of Thermosipho affectus contains these coding sequences:
- the pyk gene encoding pyruvate kinase: MRKTRIVSTIGPATESEKMLEKLIKTGVNVFRLNSSHDTLEVHKERIKRLKKLREKLNAVFAILIDLSGPKIRTGKLKEEYITLKENSIVDITTDDVLGDEKLLSVNYVRFPFEVKKGDKVLINDGAIELEVLETNDNIVKTKVIRGGRITHHRGVNLPGVDLSISAITEKDKEFIKLAIEENIDFIALSFVRKPEDVKLAKSLSNGIPVIAKIETAQALDYLDEIIHEADGVMVARGDLGVEIPLSKVPIVQKQIIETANRYAKPVITATQMLESMIKNSTPTRAEVSDIANAILDGTDAIMLSAETSIGDYPIEAVKVMNEVAINTEKFLLNYESIELEWIRSYYISEDPETAISHAVYNLSKDINAKLIITATGTGRTAINVARLKPNVPIMAATPNISTLYKLSLVWGVIPVLINQTLSTDEMINEVMKKAKELGFAKKGDKVIITAGIPWGKPGTTNTLQIQEII, translated from the coding sequence ATGAGAAAAACAAGAATAGTATCCACAATAGGTCCCGCCACTGAATCAGAAAAAATGCTTGAAAAACTTATCAAAACCGGAGTTAACGTATTTAGACTAAATTCTTCCCACGATACGTTAGAAGTACATAAAGAAAGAATTAAAAGATTAAAAAAACTACGAGAAAAGTTAAACGCAGTTTTTGCAATTTTAATAGACTTATCTGGTCCAAAGATTAGAACTGGGAAACTTAAAGAAGAATACATAACACTAAAAGAAAATAGCATAGTTGATATAACAACAGATGATGTGCTTGGCGATGAAAAGTTACTTTCAGTTAATTACGTTAGATTTCCATTTGAAGTAAAAAAAGGAGATAAAGTTTTGATAAATGATGGTGCAATAGAACTTGAAGTACTTGAAACAAATGATAATATTGTAAAAACAAAAGTAATTAGAGGCGGAAGAATAACACATCATAGAGGTGTCAACCTTCCAGGGGTAGATCTCTCAATTTCGGCAATTACAGAGAAAGATAAAGAATTCATAAAACTTGCAATTGAGGAAAATATAGATTTCATAGCACTTTCATTTGTTAGAAAACCTGAGGATGTAAAACTTGCTAAATCACTTAGTAACGGAATACCTGTAATTGCAAAAATAGAAACTGCACAGGCATTAGATTACCTTGATGAAATAATCCATGAAGCAGATGGAGTAATGGTTGCAAGAGGAGATCTAGGTGTTGAAATTCCTCTTTCAAAAGTCCCCATTGTTCAAAAACAAATCATAGAAACCGCTAATAGGTATGCTAAACCTGTTATCACTGCAACACAAATGTTAGAAAGTATGATTAAAAATTCAACACCTACAAGAGCAGAAGTTTCAGATATAGCCAACGCAATTCTTGATGGCACAGATGCTATAATGCTTTCAGCTGAAACATCAATAGGCGATTACCCCATAGAAGCGGTTAAGGTTATGAACGAAGTTGCAATAAATACTGAAAAGTTTCTTCTCAACTATGAATCAATTGAATTAGAATGGATAAGAAGTTATTACATATCAGAAGATCCAGAAACAGCTATTTCCCATGCAGTCTATAATCTTTCAAAGGATATAAACGCAAAATTGATAATAACAGCAACCGGTACAGGAAGAACAGCAATTAACGTAGCAAGATTGAAACCGAACGTACCAATAATGGCTGCTACTCCAAATATTTCTACACTGTATAAGTTAAGCCTAGTATGGGGTGTTATTCCTGTATTGATAAATCAAACACTCTCCACAGATGAAATGATAAATGAAGTTATGAAAAAAGCAAAAGAATTAGGATTTGCAAAAAAAGGAGACAAAGTTATAATTACCGCAGGTATTCCATGGGGGAAACCCGGAACAACAAATACACTTCAAATACAGGAAATAATTTAA
- a CDS encoding DUF5693 family protein: MKIKILSYTSLNKVLFIFTIIALLSSLIRIIPDIENMKTKIVFEDLNEVFFSDGKTIPTKFSKYVVLKDATTVDIDIKDKVFGILEFNSSFKLSQNYAKKLTNVINVHYIKPEELTKYNEKTLFKRLWRAVVERSIDLIVLPRTKLTETVAKKFNNYFPTSEPSPYIVKAKNIKYVFLVILVLFVFSLFPFIAFFIPILYFSYDYFVSIVSIIGTIFVFKKVNNNILKFFSYFSLGIFTNLSLYDFYHVNNIETFKLVKLSLILLPVILLIELINTQNKEFKKYIKILLPIFTIFGIYYIIRSGNYGFVSDFERNLREFIEDIFIIRPRTKELIFYPLLFLAPYTKNIFFRKFFQIFGSIALLSTFNTFCHIRAPLFINVYRELFTLFISIIIFSIINLFFERSVLYEKNKNSIHNRSRH; encoded by the coding sequence TCGTTAAATAAGGTATTATTTATCTTTACAATAATTGCCTTACTTTCGTCTTTGATAAGAATAATTCCAGATATAGAAAACATGAAAACAAAAATAGTTTTTGAAGACTTAAATGAAGTCTTTTTCTCAGATGGAAAAACCATTCCTACAAAATTTTCCAAATATGTTGTATTAAAAGACGCAACAACTGTAGATATTGATATAAAAGATAAAGTATTTGGAATACTCGAATTTAATTCCTCATTCAAACTTTCTCAAAATTATGCAAAAAAATTAACTAATGTAATAAACGTACATTATATAAAACCTGAGGAACTAACAAAATACAACGAAAAAACTCTTTTCAAAAGACTTTGGCGTGCAGTGGTAGAAAGAAGTATAGATCTTATAGTTCTACCAAGAACAAAATTAACCGAAACTGTTGCAAAAAAATTCAACAACTATTTTCCAACTTCAGAACCTTCTCCTTATATAGTCAAAGCAAAAAATATAAAGTATGTTTTTCTTGTAATACTTGTACTTTTCGTATTCAGTCTTTTTCCATTTATTGCTTTTTTCATTCCCATTCTATACTTTTCATATGATTATTTTGTGTCAATTGTAAGTATTATTGGAACCATATTCGTATTTAAAAAGGTAAACAACAATATTCTGAAATTTTTTTCCTATTTTTCATTAGGAATATTTACCAATCTTTCCTTGTACGATTTTTACCATGTAAACAATATTGAAACTTTCAAATTAGTAAAACTTTCTCTAATCCTCCTTCCAGTGATTTTATTGATTGAACTAATAAACACTCAAAATAAAGAGTTTAAAAAATATATAAAGATATTATTACCTATATTCACTATTTTTGGGATATATTATATAATTAGAAGTGGAAATTACGGATTCGTTTCAGACTTTGAAAGAAATTTAAGAGAATTTATAGAAGACATATTTATAATTCGTCCAAGAACCAAAGAACTAATATTTTATCCTCTTTTATTCTTAGCACCCTATACTAAAAATATTTTCTTCAGAAAATTCTTTCAAATATTTGGAAGCATTGCTTTATTATCCACATTTAATACTTTCTGTCATATTAGAGCACCTTTGTTTATTAATGTCTATAGAGAACTGTTTACACTATTCATTTCAATTATTATTTTTTCAATAATTAATTTATTCTTTGAAAGGAGTGTTTTATATGAGAAAAACAAGAATAGTATCCACAATAGGTCCCGCCACTGA